From one Electrophorus electricus isolate fEleEle1 chromosome 20, fEleEle1.pri, whole genome shotgun sequence genomic stretch:
- the rbm12 gene encoding RNA-binding protein 12, which translates to MAVVIRLQGLPIVAGTMDIRHFFSGLTIPDGGVHIVGGEHGEAFIVFATDEDARLGMMRTGGAIKGSKVSLLLSSKTEMQNMIELSRRRFETGSAEGATGNGNRTGPPSSSGGSGRPSMPTPAQGFSNTTSTTTTTAVSTSEPVSNKSVATFAPTSMGNLPPNFNNFSSPSLSMGSTMTTAMSSLSSVPPPIPPLPTMPALPPMPPMPVPPPVSTLPPVPTVNPITSVPPVPPMAHMPHLSALPPFNPGVPPPVGPVTGALAATGPPLSLGNPNPMFLNPLNPLNPLSLQAHLKSAITNPDELHIQLQGLPFTVSEIEIRDFFHGLGVDSVKMLRDNLGRSNGRALVKFFNPQDSFEALKRNPGMIGQRYVEISPATERQWRDGQGLSAGQAKVGNDSEANQRHHMGGSSSSPSLRERARSRSPHKQELCVYLKGLPYEAENKQIFEFFKNLDIVEDSIYIAYGPNGRATGEGFVEFRNEMDYKAALGCHMQYMGSRFIQVHPIMKKNMFEKIDTIRKRMQGSQVDQKGNSSEGGKGARTCAHITNIPYNVSKKDVRLFLDEIQLFEDSLKVLVDGNGNGLGQAVVQFKSEEEALKAERLHRQKLNGRDAFVHLVTFEQMKEVERNPPPQAKRGQKAHAQAQAQAQAQAQAQAQAQAQAQLQAQAQAQAPHAFPGMTGEEFNFLRNAVNIGNGPPFVNPFAAPGSGLAGPPPLPPLGTALGEVSLPVPPPMVGGHLPGPILEPPGFRAGGNSAPPGFVGAPESLRGMPPFDNGTSRKVAGQNRGGNQGRSGGSQPGFGPSSENLRGSSSSGPGNPRPTIVKIQNMPFTVTVDEILDFFYGYKVLPGSVCLQFSEKGLPTGEAMVAFDSHDEAMSAVMDLNDRPIGARKVKITMG; encoded by the coding sequence ATGGCTGTGGTCATCCGTTTGCAGGGTCTCCCCATTGTGGCGGGCACCATGGACATTCGCCATTTCTTCTCCGGACTGACCATCCCAGATGGTGGTGTGCATATTGTAGGGGGTGAGCACGGCGAGGCGTTTATCGTGTTTGCCACAGACGAAGATGCCAGGCTTGGAATGATGCGCACAGGGGGCGCCATCAAGGGCTCCAAGGTGTCACTGTTGCTTAGTAGTAAAACCGAGATGCAAAACATGATCGAGCTGAGCCGCAGGCGTTTTGAAACTGGTAGTGCAGAGGGGGCTACAGGTAATGGGAATAGGACAGGTCCTCCCAGCAGCTCTGGAGGTAGTGGAAGGCCCAGCATGCCCACACCTGCCCAAGGTTTCAGCAACACCACttcaaccaccaccaccactgcagtCTCGACTAGTGAGCCTGTAAGCAACAAAAGTGTCGCCACTTTTGCCCCCACCAGCATGGGGAACCTGCCTCCCAACTTTAATAACTTCAGCAGTCCGAGTCTCAGCATGGGCTCCACCATGACTACCGCAATGTCCTCCTTGAGTTCAGTACCCCCTCCTATACCACCTTTGCCCACCATGCCAGCCTTGCCACCAATGCCACCCATGCCCGTTCCACCACCCGTGTCCACTTTGCCCCCAGTACCAACTGTTAACCCAATCACCTCGGTACCTCCAGTCCCTCCCATGGCTCATATGCCCCACCTCTCCGCTCTCCCACCTTTCAACCCAGGCGTTCCTCCACCTGTTGGCCCAGTGACCGGTGCTCTTGCTGCCACAGGACCACCACTCTCTCTTGGCAACCCCAATCCAATGTTCCTTAACCCCCTAAACCCTCTGAATCCCCTCAGTCTGCAAGCTCACTTAAAATCAGCAATTACTAACCCAGACGAATTGCACATACAGCTTCAGGGCCTGCCTTTCACTGTTTCTGAAATTGAAATTAGAGACTTTTTCCATGGGCTAGGGGTTGACTCTGTTAAGATGCTCAGAGACAATCTGGGCAGAAGCAATGGCAGGGCTTTGGTTAAGTTTTTTAACCCTCAAGACTCGTTCGAAGCTCTAAAGCGGAACCCTGGGATGATAGGCCAGAGGTATGTAGAAATATCACCtgccacagagagacagtggcGAGATGGTCAAGGATTGAGTGCAGGGCAGGCGAAAGTTGGAAACGACTCAGAAGCTAATCAGCGCCATCATATGGGTGGCAGCTCGAGCTCGCCTTCCCTGAGGGAGCGCGCCAGGTCCCGTTCTCCTCACAaacaggagctgtgtgtgtatctgaaagGGCTCCCATATGAAGCAGAGAACAAGCAGATATTTGAATTTTTCAAAAACCTGGACATTGTTGAGGACAGCATTTACATTGCATACGGTCCCAATGGCAGGGCCACAGGGGAGGGATTTGTTGAGTTCAGGAATGAGATGGATTACAAAGCTGCCCTCGGATGCCACATGCAGTATATGGGTAGCCGATTTATACAGGTGCACCCCatcatgaagaaaaacatgtttGAGAAGATAGATACGATTCGCAAAAGGATGCAGGGATCTCAGGTAGACCAGAAAGGTAACTCCTCAGAAGGAGGAAAGGGCGCAAGGACTTGTGCTCACATAACAAACATCCCATATAACGTGTCAAAGAAAGATGTGCGCCTCTTCTTAGATGAGATCCAGTTATTTGAGGACAGCCTGAAAGTGCTGGTCGATGGCAATGGCAATGGCCTTGGTCAGGCTGTGGTGCAGTTCAAGTCTGAGGAGGAGGCTCTCAAAGCCGAGCGTCTGCACAGGCAGAAGTTAAACGGGAGGGATGCTTTTGTGCACTTGGTCACATTTGAGCAGATGAAGGAGGTTGAGAGGAACCCTCCTCCACAGGCAAAGAGAGGACAGAAAGCCCATGCCCAAGCTCAGGCCCAAGCTCAGGCCCAAGCTCAGGCCCAAGCTCAGGCCCAAGCCCAGGCCCAGCTCCAAGCCCAAGCCCAAGCTCAAGCCCCACATGCTTTCCCTGGTATGACCGGAGAGGAGTTTAATTTCCTCCGCAACGCTGTGAACATTGGTAACGGCCCTCCGTTTGTCAACCCGTTTGCCGCTCCAGGTAGCGGACTAGCCGGACCGCCCCCTCTGCCCCCGTTAGGCACGGCTTTGGGTGAAGTCTCGCTTCCGGTTCCTCCACCAATGGTTGGAGGTCATTTGCCAGGGCCCATCCTGGAGCCTCCTGGTTTCCGGGCAGGTGGGAACAGTGCACCTCCCGGATTTGTTGGCGCACCTGAAAGTTTAAGAGGCATGCCGCCATTTGATAACGGGACGTCCAGGAAAGTTGCAGGTCAGAACCGTGGTGGGAACCAAGGTCGTTCTGGGGGCTCTCAACCTGGTTTTGGACCATCCTCTGAAAATCTTAGAGGATCGTCCAGCAGTGGGCCAGGTAACCCTAGGCCCACCATTGTCAAAATCCAAAATATGCCTTTTACTGTCACGGTTGATGAAATATTAGATTTCTTTTATGGATATAAGGTGTTGCCTGGCTCGGTATGCTTACAGTTCAGCGAGAAGGGACTGCCAACAGGAGAGGCAATGGTTGCATTCGACTCGCACGATGAAGCAATGTCTGCGGTTATGGACCTGAATGATAGGCCCATTGGGGCAAGGAAAGTAAAGATCACTATGGGATGA
- the utp3 gene encoding something about silencing protein 10 isoform X1, giving the protein MVRARRAVRRPRPRPKTETHDSDDPACFKDEDVPDKNSTKYVEDEIDEFHSKKISALLSHGVNMESEDMDQDSEEEIMPLTLEDSDDEDEEDRHGSDEHEETDMESDLEGKGDDDLPNDMAWGSKKRMFYDSDYTSRKGKSLEYVEAEDEEEEEEAKNIQTRLVGSLSEEDYDLNLLQEFAVETETEKTEGEEQRIVKDLKTMSQKQKLSLLKKESPELLELIKDFKAKLTELRDEIQPLVQMVKDGQIPPGKGANYLAMKQQLYLNYCTNISFYLVLKAKRIPAHNHPVIERLVTFRNLINELGAVDAKLAPQLCQLLSSDQREQAVKRLTSSESLNKSQESETGDAEGSDEDEEAALLLYRGVEEMLRLKRKANDPDRPVMEGEEEEAAEEDGDAKRGITYQVKGSSLQKGLSLLRPFYIQQNFQIFECFMGGGWGKTFVTVCSKVLAVNLIVKCIRVNYGLYFGLVFPHLIIEIGLYV; this is encoded by the exons ATGGTTCGAGCAAGGAG GGCTGTGCGAAGGCCAAGGCCAAGGCCAAAGACAGAAACCCACGACAGTGATGATCCCGCCTGCTTTAAGGATGAAGACGTTCCGGACAAG AATTCAACAAAGTATGTGGAGGATGAAATAGATGAATTTCACAGCAAAAAAATCTcg GCTCTCTTGTCTCATGGAGTTAACATGGAGAGTGAAGACATGGACCAAGACAGTGAG GAAGAGATAATGCCCCTGACACTTGAAGATTCTGATGATGAGGACGAGGAAGACAGGCATGGCAGTGATGAACACGAGGAGACCGATATGGAGAGTGACCTCGAAGGAAAAGGAGATGATG ATCTTCCAAATGACATGGCCTGGGGGAGCAAGAAGAGAATGTTTTACGATTCTGATTATACGTCTCGAA AGGGTAAGTCTCTGGAGTATGTTGAGGCAGAGGacgaggaagaagaggaggaagccaAGAACATTCAGACACGTTTGGTCGGCAGCCTGAGTGAGGAAGATTACGATCTAAACTTGCTCCAG GAGTTTGCCGTGGAGACTGAAACTGAGAAGACcgaaggagaggagcagaggattgtgaaggacttGAAGACGATGTCCCAGAAACAGAAACTTAGCCTGCTGAAGAAAGAGTCCCCAGAACTGCTGGAACTCATTAAAGACTTCAAGGCTAAG CTGACAGAACTGAGAGACGAGATTCAGCCGCTTGTACAGATGGTAAAAGATGGCCAGATTCCACCAGGAAAG GGGGCGAATTACCTTGCCATGAAGCAGCAGCTTTACCTGAA CTACTGCACAAACATAAGTTTTTACTTGGTTTTAAAAGCCAAACGCATTCCAGCACACAACCATCCAGTGATTGAGAGACTGGTGACCTTCAGAAAT TTAATAAACGAACTAGGAGCTGTTGATGCCAAACTTGCTCCTCAACTGTGCCAGCTGCTCTCTAGTGACCAGCGAGAGCAAGCGGTGAAGAGGTTAACCAGCAGTGAATCGCTCAACAAGAGCCAG GAATCCGAGACGGGAGACGCGGAGGGGTCGGACGAGGACGAGGAAGCAGCACTGCTGCTCTACAGGGGCGTCGAGGAGATGCTGAGGCTGAAGAGGAAGGCCAATGATCCGGACAG GCCGGTGATGGAGGgcgaggaggaagaggcagcagaggaagatggagatgCTAAAAGAGGCATTACCTACCAGGTAAAGGGAAGCAGCTTGCAGAAGGGATTAAGTCTTTTAAGGCCTTTTTATATACAACAgaactttcaaatatttgagTGTTTTATGGGTGGTGGTTGGGGTAAGACATTTGTCACTGTGTGTTCTAAGGTTCTGGCTGTTAATTTAATTGTGAAATGTATTAGGGTAAACTATGGGCTATATTTTGGCCTTGTGTTCCCGCATTTAATAATAGAAATAGGTTTGTATGTTTAA
- the utp3 gene encoding something about silencing protein 10 isoform X2 translates to MVRARRAVRRPRPRPKTETHDSDDPACFKDEDVPDKNSTKYVEDEIDEFHSKKISALLSHGVNMESEDMDQDSEEEIMPLTLEDSDDEDEEDRHGSDEHEETDMESDLEGKGDDDLPNDMAWGSKKRMFYDSDYTSRKGKSLEYVEAEDEEEEEEAKNIQTRLVGSLSEEDYDLNLLQEFAVETETEKTEGEEQRIVKDLKTMSQKQKLSLLKKESPELLELIKDFKAKLTELRDEIQPLVQMVKDGQIPPGKGANYLAMKQQLYLNYCTNISFYLVLKAKRIPAHNHPVIERLVTFRNLINELGAVDAKLAPQLCQLLSSDQREQAVKRLTSSESLNKSQESETGDAEGSDEDEEAALLLYRGVEEMLRLKRKANDPDRPVMEGEEEEAAEEDGDAKRGITYQMAKNKGLTPKRKKIDRNPRVKHREKYRRAKIRRKGQVLEVRREEARYSGELSGIRAGVKKSIKLK, encoded by the exons ATGGTTCGAGCAAGGAG GGCTGTGCGAAGGCCAAGGCCAAGGCCAAAGACAGAAACCCACGACAGTGATGATCCCGCCTGCTTTAAGGATGAAGACGTTCCGGACAAG AATTCAACAAAGTATGTGGAGGATGAAATAGATGAATTTCACAGCAAAAAAATCTcg GCTCTCTTGTCTCATGGAGTTAACATGGAGAGTGAAGACATGGACCAAGACAGTGAG GAAGAGATAATGCCCCTGACACTTGAAGATTCTGATGATGAGGACGAGGAAGACAGGCATGGCAGTGATGAACACGAGGAGACCGATATGGAGAGTGACCTCGAAGGAAAAGGAGATGATG ATCTTCCAAATGACATGGCCTGGGGGAGCAAGAAGAGAATGTTTTACGATTCTGATTATACGTCTCGAA AGGGTAAGTCTCTGGAGTATGTTGAGGCAGAGGacgaggaagaagaggaggaagccaAGAACATTCAGACACGTTTGGTCGGCAGCCTGAGTGAGGAAGATTACGATCTAAACTTGCTCCAG GAGTTTGCCGTGGAGACTGAAACTGAGAAGACcgaaggagaggagcagaggattgtgaaggacttGAAGACGATGTCCCAGAAACAGAAACTTAGCCTGCTGAAGAAAGAGTCCCCAGAACTGCTGGAACTCATTAAAGACTTCAAGGCTAAG CTGACAGAACTGAGAGACGAGATTCAGCCGCTTGTACAGATGGTAAAAGATGGCCAGATTCCACCAGGAAAG GGGGCGAATTACCTTGCCATGAAGCAGCAGCTTTACCTGAA CTACTGCACAAACATAAGTTTTTACTTGGTTTTAAAAGCCAAACGCATTCCAGCACACAACCATCCAGTGATTGAGAGACTGGTGACCTTCAGAAAT TTAATAAACGAACTAGGAGCTGTTGATGCCAAACTTGCTCCTCAACTGTGCCAGCTGCTCTCTAGTGACCAGCGAGAGCAAGCGGTGAAGAGGTTAACCAGCAGTGAATCGCTCAACAAGAGCCAG GAATCCGAGACGGGAGACGCGGAGGGGTCGGACGAGGACGAGGAAGCAGCACTGCTGCTCTACAGGGGCGTCGAGGAGATGCTGAGGCTGAAGAGGAAGGCCAATGATCCGGACAG GCCGGTGATGGAGGgcgaggaggaagaggcagcagaggaagatggagatgCTAAAAGAGGCATTACCTACCAG ATGGCCAAGAACAAAGGACTCACTCCAAAGAGGAAAAAGATTGACCGTAATCCCAGAGTCAAGCACAGAGAAAAGTACAGGCGGGCCAAGATCCGCAGAAAGGGACAG GTTCTGGAGGTTCGACGCGAGGAGGCAAGATACAGTGGAGAGCTTTCTGGTATTCGTGCTGGAGTTAAGAAGAGCATCAAACTCAAATGA
- the ppcs gene encoding phosphopantothenate--cysteine ligase isoform X2 translates to MEGRLCEEFAMPSHVEEVKKLMAAFAGQHGAAGRRVVLITSGGTKVPLESRTVRFLDNFSSGRRGASSAEHFLDAGYAVIFLHRHRSLYPYTRRYAGVNLLDSLSFEQGGEGAERVLVDQQQLPGIAAVLRRYQAVKATGLLLPVEFSTLSEYLHLLKASAQALSSIGSHAMFYLAAAVSDFYIPASEMPEHKIQSSNGPLQISMKMVPKMLSPLVKNWAPKAFVISFKLETDSSILLERARRALATYKHQAVVANVLDTRRGYVAVVTEDSRHELVLTDEEAQKGVEIEEKIICNLAAAHTQFMSQHA, encoded by the exons A TGGAGGGGCGCCTATGTGAGGAGTTCGCCATGCCCTCTCACGTCGAGGAGGTCAAGAAACTGATGGCGGCATTTGCCGGACAGCACGGGGCCGCCGGTCGCAGGGTCGTGCTGATCACTTCGGGGGGCACCAAGGTCCCACTCGAGTCCAGAACGGTGCGCTTCCTGGACAACTTCAGCAGTGGGCGGCGAGGGGCCTCCTCAGCGGAGCATTTCCTCGACGCTGGGTACGCCGTCATCTTCCTGCACAGACACCGCTCTCTCTATCCATATACGCGCCGCTACGCTGGCGTCAACCTGCTGGACAGTCTGAGCTTCGAGCAAGGTGGGGAGGGTGCCGAGCGGGTGCTTGTGGATCAGCAGCAGCTGCCGGGCATTGCAGCCGTGCTACGGCGGTACCAGGCCGTGAAAGCCACGGGGTTACTCCTGCCCGTGGAGTTCAGCACCTTGTCGGAATACCTGCACCTACTCAAAGCTTCCGCACAGGCCCTCAGTTCAATAG GCTCCCATGCCATGTTTTATTTGGCCGCGGCGGTTTCTGATTTCTACATCCCAGCTTCCGAAATGCCGGAGCACAAAATCCAGTCCTCAAACGGACCTCTGCAG ATAAGTATGAAGATGGTTCCTAAAATGCTCTCCCCACTGGTGAAGAACTGGGCGCCAAAAGCTTTCGTCATCTCGTTTAAGCTGGAGACGGACTCGTCCATCCTCCTGGAGCGAGCTCGTCGAGCCCTGGCCACCTACAAACACCAGGCCGTCGTGGCCAATGTCCTGGACACCCGCCGCGGCTACGTGGCTGTGGTGACCGAGGACTCGCGGCATGAGCTGGTGCTCACAGATGAGGAGGCTCAGAAGGGGGTGGAAATCGAAGAGAAGATCATCTGCAACCTGGCGGCTGCGCACACGCAGTTCATGAGCCAACACGCATGA
- the utp3 gene encoding something about silencing protein 10 isoform X3: MVRARRAVRRPRPRPKTETHDSDDPACFKDEDVPDKNSTKYVEDEIDEFHSKKISALLSHGVNMESEDMDQDSEEEIMPLTLEDSDDEDEEDRHGSDEHEETDMESDLEGKGDDDLPNDMAWGSKKRMFYDSDYTSRKGKSLEYVEAEDEEEEEEAKNIQTRLVGSLSEEDYDLNLLQEFAVETETEKTEGEEQRIVKDLKTMSQKQKLSLLKKESPELLELIKDFKAKLTELRDEIQPLVQMVKDGQIPPGKGANYLAMKQQLYLNYCTNISFYLVLKAKRIPAHNHPVIERLVTFRNLLSSDQREQAVKRLTSSESLNKSQESETGDAEGSDEDEEAALLLYRGVEEMLRLKRKANDPDRPVMEGEEEEAAEEDGDAKRGITYQVKGSSLQKGLSLLRPFYIQQNFQIFECFMGGGWGKTFVTVCSKVLAVNLIVKCIRVNYGLYFGLVFPHLIIEIGLYV, from the exons ATGGTTCGAGCAAGGAG GGCTGTGCGAAGGCCAAGGCCAAGGCCAAAGACAGAAACCCACGACAGTGATGATCCCGCCTGCTTTAAGGATGAAGACGTTCCGGACAAG AATTCAACAAAGTATGTGGAGGATGAAATAGATGAATTTCACAGCAAAAAAATCTcg GCTCTCTTGTCTCATGGAGTTAACATGGAGAGTGAAGACATGGACCAAGACAGTGAG GAAGAGATAATGCCCCTGACACTTGAAGATTCTGATGATGAGGACGAGGAAGACAGGCATGGCAGTGATGAACACGAGGAGACCGATATGGAGAGTGACCTCGAAGGAAAAGGAGATGATG ATCTTCCAAATGACATGGCCTGGGGGAGCAAGAAGAGAATGTTTTACGATTCTGATTATACGTCTCGAA AGGGTAAGTCTCTGGAGTATGTTGAGGCAGAGGacgaggaagaagaggaggaagccaAGAACATTCAGACACGTTTGGTCGGCAGCCTGAGTGAGGAAGATTACGATCTAAACTTGCTCCAG GAGTTTGCCGTGGAGACTGAAACTGAGAAGACcgaaggagaggagcagaggattgtgaaggacttGAAGACGATGTCCCAGAAACAGAAACTTAGCCTGCTGAAGAAAGAGTCCCCAGAACTGCTGGAACTCATTAAAGACTTCAAGGCTAAG CTGACAGAACTGAGAGACGAGATTCAGCCGCTTGTACAGATGGTAAAAGATGGCCAGATTCCACCAGGAAAG GGGGCGAATTACCTTGCCATGAAGCAGCAGCTTTACCTGAA CTACTGCACAAACATAAGTTTTTACTTGGTTTTAAAAGCCAAACGCATTCCAGCACACAACCATCCAGTGATTGAGAGACTGGTGACCTTCAGAAAT CTGCTCTCTAGTGACCAGCGAGAGCAAGCGGTGAAGAGGTTAACCAGCAGTGAATCGCTCAACAAGAGCCAG GAATCCGAGACGGGAGACGCGGAGGGGTCGGACGAGGACGAGGAAGCAGCACTGCTGCTCTACAGGGGCGTCGAGGAGATGCTGAGGCTGAAGAGGAAGGCCAATGATCCGGACAG GCCGGTGATGGAGGgcgaggaggaagaggcagcagaggaagatggagatgCTAAAAGAGGCATTACCTACCAGGTAAAGGGAAGCAGCTTGCAGAAGGGATTAAGTCTTTTAAGGCCTTTTTATATACAACAgaactttcaaatatttgagTGTTTTATGGGTGGTGGTTGGGGTAAGACATTTGTCACTGTGTGTTCTAAGGTTCTGGCTGTTAATTTAATTGTGAAATGTATTAGGGTAAACTATGGGCTATATTTTGGCCTTGTGTTCCCGCATTTAATAATAGAAATAGGTTTGTATGTTTAA
- the ppcs gene encoding phosphopantothenate--cysteine ligase isoform X1 has translation MAHSDPLASAAVEGRLCEEFAMPSHVEEVKKLMAAFAGQHGAAGRRVVLITSGGTKVPLESRTVRFLDNFSSGRRGASSAEHFLDAGYAVIFLHRHRSLYPYTRRYAGVNLLDSLSFEQGGEGAERVLVDQQQLPGIAAVLRRYQAVKATGLLLPVEFSTLSEYLHLLKASAQALSSIGSHAMFYLAAAVSDFYIPASEMPEHKIQSSNGPLQISMKMVPKMLSPLVKNWAPKAFVISFKLETDSSILLERARRALATYKHQAVVANVLDTRRGYVAVVTEDSRHELVLTDEEAQKGVEIEEKIICNLAAAHTQFMSQHA, from the exons ATGGCACATTCGGATCCTCTGGCATCTGCTGCAGTGGAGGGGCGCCTATGTGAGGAGTTCGCCATGCCCTCTCACGTCGAGGAGGTCAAGAAACTGATGGCGGCATTTGCCGGACAGCACGGGGCCGCCGGTCGCAGGGTCGTGCTGATCACTTCGGGGGGCACCAAGGTCCCACTCGAGTCCAGAACGGTGCGCTTCCTGGACAACTTCAGCAGTGGGCGGCGAGGGGCCTCCTCAGCGGAGCATTTCCTCGACGCTGGGTACGCCGTCATCTTCCTGCACAGACACCGCTCTCTCTATCCATATACGCGCCGCTACGCTGGCGTCAACCTGCTGGACAGTCTGAGCTTCGAGCAAGGTGGGGAGGGTGCCGAGCGGGTGCTTGTGGATCAGCAGCAGCTGCCGGGCATTGCAGCCGTGCTACGGCGGTACCAGGCCGTGAAAGCCACGGGGTTACTCCTGCCCGTGGAGTTCAGCACCTTGTCGGAATACCTGCACCTACTCAAAGCTTCCGCACAGGCCCTCAGTTCAATAG GCTCCCATGCCATGTTTTATTTGGCCGCGGCGGTTTCTGATTTCTACATCCCAGCTTCCGAAATGCCGGAGCACAAAATCCAGTCCTCAAACGGACCTCTGCAG ATAAGTATGAAGATGGTTCCTAAAATGCTCTCCCCACTGGTGAAGAACTGGGCGCCAAAAGCTTTCGTCATCTCGTTTAAGCTGGAGACGGACTCGTCCATCCTCCTGGAGCGAGCTCGTCGAGCCCTGGCCACCTACAAACACCAGGCCGTCGTGGCCAATGTCCTGGACACCCGCCGCGGCTACGTGGCTGTGGTGACCGAGGACTCGCGGCATGAGCTGGTGCTCACAGATGAGGAGGCTCAGAAGGGGGTGGAAATCGAAGAGAAGATCATCTGCAACCTGGCGGCTGCGCACACGCAGTTCATGAGCCAACACGCATGA